A genome region from Triticum aestivum cultivar Chinese Spring chromosome 2B, IWGSC CS RefSeq v2.1, whole genome shotgun sequence includes the following:
- the LOC123041562 gene encoding uncharacterized protein: MAEMAADGGHGGGNHPLRWTSPMSGFMLRRFVELIAGGVKTDKGFKEVHLNQVAKNCSEHFGLSITGTQVYNHLRKWRARWVKISKLRDISGSLWDDTNYVISLEEEHYLGHIKDHPKDVEYLNVPLENYVQMLAIFGSGIATGSATGAAHGEDGGVAAHGKEPCKDASSSIGKRKRASLMSEEEVLVMSNMSDAVCEVAIAIKSTGEAHPKLYNSVMELPGLARMIY, encoded by the exons ATGGCTGAGATGGCGGCTGATGGTGGGCATGGTGGTGGGAATCACCCATTGCGTTGGACATCTCCAATGTCTGGGTTCATGCTACGTCGATTTGTAGAGCTCATTGCTGGTGGAGTGAAGACGGACAAGGGCTTTAAGGAGGTGCATCTAAACCAAGTGGCTAAGAATTGTAGTGAGCACTTTGGTCTTTCCATAACTGGGACCCAAGTGTACAACCACCTCCGCAAGTGGCGTGCTAGGTGGGTGAAGATAAGTAAGCTCCGAGACATTAGTGGGTCACTTTGGGATGATACCAACTATGTCATATCGCTGGAGGAAGAGCACTACCTGGGTCATATCAAG GACCATCCCAAAGATGTTGAGTATCTCAATGTGCCTTTAGAGAATTATGTTCAGATGCTTGCTATTTTTGGGAGTGGTATTGCTACAGGAAG TGCTACTGGTGCTGCTCATGGGGAAGATGGTGGTGTTGCTGCTCATGGGAAGGAACCATGTAAGGATGCGTCTAGCTCCATTGGCAAAAGGAAGAGGGCTAGCCTGATGAGTGAAGAAGAAGTTCTGGTCATGAGCAACATGTCCGATGCAGTCTGTGAAGTTGCTATTGCTATCAAGTCCACCGGAGAGGCACATCCTAAACTTTACAATTCTGTCATGGAGCTCCCTGGTTTAGCGAGGATGATCTATTGA